A portion of the uncultured Draconibacterium sp. genome contains these proteins:
- a CDS encoding family 43 glycosylhydrolase has protein sequence MNYRTLFFGLLFFSFCLFSNGQDKTQPDNNITFTNPLFHGDYPDPSILVDGEDYYMVHSSFYYYPGLLIWHSTDLINWEPVANALHTNVGSVWAPDLAKYDGKYYIYFPADNKNYVITAENIEGPWTEPVLIDISMIDPGHVVDEEGNRYLYFSSGAYVPLTKDGLSVAGEPVHSYDGWEIPREWSIECFCMEGPKLYKHGEYYYLTVAEGGTAGPATGHMVISARSKSPLGPWENSPFNPILRAQSNKDQWWSVAHGTIFDDVDGNTFMLFHGYENGFYNMGRQTMLVPLEWTEDGWYKVPDDIDIAKPMVLPGKAIVVQKPMDLSDDFAGDELNPQWKFFGDYDTDRFEVKNNSVVIEGKGHGIADCTPMLTIPADHAYTADVEVEIEGDAIGGLVLFYNQQASSGILADSKNILTNLRGWQFATEPDAINRHAYLRLKSVNNTVDMYYSLDGKEWIKTENSFETTGLNHNVLSGFLSLRIGLCSIGDGQVTFKNFNYRAIDEE, from the coding sequence ATGAACTACAGGACACTATTTTTCGGATTGTTGTTTTTTAGTTTCTGCCTTTTTTCAAACGGACAGGACAAAACTCAACCAGACAATAACATAACTTTTACTAATCCGCTTTTTCACGGCGACTACCCCGATCCAAGTATTTTAGTCGATGGCGAAGATTATTACATGGTTCATTCGTCGTTCTATTACTACCCGGGACTTTTAATTTGGCACTCAACCGACCTGATCAACTGGGAACCGGTAGCCAACGCACTGCACACCAATGTTGGTTCGGTATGGGCACCCGACCTTGCAAAATATGACGGGAAATATTACATCTATTTCCCTGCCGACAATAAAAACTACGTTATTACAGCCGAGAATATTGAAGGCCCGTGGACGGAACCTGTTTTGATCGACATCAGCATGATCGACCCCGGACATGTGGTGGACGAAGAAGGAAACCGCTACCTGTATTTCAGTAGCGGCGCTTATGTTCCGCTTACCAAAGACGGACTTTCGGTGGCCGGAGAACCGGTGCACAGTTACGATGGCTGGGAAATTCCGCGCGAGTGGTCGATCGAATGTTTTTGTATGGAAGGACCAAAACTTTACAAACACGGCGAGTATTATTACCTGACAGTTGCTGAAGGCGGAACTGCAGGCCCGGCAACCGGTCATATGGTAATTTCTGCACGCTCGAAGTCACCGCTTGGTCCGTGGGAGAATTCTCCGTTTAATCCAATTCTCCGCGCACAATCGAACAAAGATCAATGGTGGTCGGTAGCGCACGGAACCATTTTCGATGATGTTGACGGCAATACTTTTATGCTTTTTCATGGTTACGAAAACGGTTTTTATAACATGGGACGCCAAACGATGCTGGTGCCGCTTGAGTGGACAGAAGACGGCTGGTATAAAGTTCCTGACGACATTGATATTGCAAAACCAATGGTACTTCCGGGAAAAGCCATTGTGGTGCAAAAACCAATGGACCTGAGCGACGATTTTGCAGGAGACGAACTAAATCCGCAATGGAAATTCTTTGGCGATTACGACACTGATCGTTTTGAAGTAAAAAACAACAGTGTTGTAATTGAAGGGAAAGGACACGGAATTGCTGATTGCACGCCGATGTTGACAATCCCAGCCGATCATGCATACACGGCCGACGTAGAAGTAGAAATTGAAGGTGATGCAATTGGTGGTTTGGTTTTGTTTTACAATCAACAAGCCTCTTCGGGAATTCTGGCGGACAGCAAAAACATTTTGACAAACCTGAGGGGATGGCAGTTTGCTACCGAGCCTGATGCGATCAACCGACACGCTTATCTTCGATTAAAAAGTGTAAATAACACAGTTGACATGTATTACAGTCTGGATGGAAAAGAATGGATTAAAACTGAAAATTCGTTTGAAACAACCGGATTAAACCACAATGTATTAAGCGGATTCCTTAGTTTGCGTATCGGGCTTTGCTCGATCGGTGACGGACAGGTTACGTTTAAGAACTTTAACTACCGGGCCATCGACGAAGAATAA
- a CDS encoding cyclophilin-like fold protein, with the protein MKKTILFFSTILFIMAPACSGESHDLNPNDPINEEVVDEQTNNETNTNKMILQIGDTTLTATLADNSSAEALAEALAEAPITVEMRDYGNMEKVGSLGRDFPTNNESITTEPGDIILYQGSALVIYYAPNTWNFTRLGKIDDITKEELIQVLGEGNITVTLSLPKD; encoded by the coding sequence ATGAAAAAAACTATTCTATTTTTTAGCACCATTCTTTTCATTATGGCTCCGGCCTGTTCAGGTGAAAGCCATGATTTGAATCCGAATGATCCGATAAATGAAGAAGTTGTTGATGAACAGACAAATAATGAAACAAACACGAATAAAATGATTTTACAAATTGGAGATACAACACTCACAGCCACTCTTGCTGACAATTCTTCGGCAGAAGCACTCGCTGAGGCGCTTGCCGAAGCACCGATAACTGTTGAAATGCGCGACTACGGAAATATGGAAAAAGTAGGATCGCTGGGCCGGGATTTCCCAACAAACAACGAATCGATTACCACCGAACCGGGAGATATAATTCTGTATCAGGGAAGTGCTTTGGTAATTTATTACGCACCAAATACCTGGAACTTCACCCGCCTCGGAAAGATTGATGACATTACAAAAGAGGAATTGATACAAGTACTTGGTGAAGGGAATATAACGGTTACCCTATCGTTGCCGAAAGATTAG
- a CDS encoding iron-containing alcohol dehydrogenase has translation MAKFIVPKEIFHGLGSLENLKEVKGKKAVIVIGGSSVKKNGSLEKTQAYLAEVNIESAVFEGVEADPSIETVLCGAKFITQQQPDIIIGLGGCSAIDAAKAMWVFYEYPEATLEEIAKPFAVKPLRNKAIFVAVPSTSGTGTEVTGLSVITDREKGTKYPIVSHELTPDVAIIDGELCKSMPLNVTANTGLDALSHGVEAYVSNIADRYNDALAKDAISLVFKNLETAVKEPENAEVRQAMHDASCMGGMAFTNVWLGIVHAMSHQVGGTFGVPHGCANAILMPNVVRFNSKGTDKYEDLAALFGKTTAEDFAVEIETLRSSVGNPASFREAGVDENAWNEKLDTMVENALKDPCTLFNPIQPDAADIKAIYKACFEGVSVSEAVLV, from the coding sequence ATGGCAAAATTTATTGTACCAAAAGAGATCTTTCACGGTCTTGGTAGTTTGGAAAACCTGAAAGAAGTAAAAGGTAAAAAAGCAGTTATCGTTATCGGCGGAAGCTCGGTAAAAAAGAATGGCTCGCTGGAGAAAACTCAGGCTTACCTGGCAGAAGTTAATATCGAATCGGCAGTTTTCGAGGGTGTTGAAGCAGATCCGTCGATTGAAACCGTACTATGCGGAGCAAAATTCATCACGCAACAACAACCTGATATTATTATCGGTTTGGGTGGCTGTTCGGCAATTGATGCGGCCAAAGCAATGTGGGTATTTTATGAATATCCGGAGGCAACATTGGAAGAAATAGCCAAACCTTTTGCTGTGAAACCATTACGCAACAAAGCAATTTTTGTGGCTGTGCCATCAACAAGTGGTACCGGGACTGAGGTTACCGGACTTTCAGTGATCACTGATCGCGAAAAAGGAACAAAATACCCGATCGTATCTCACGAATTAACTCCGGATGTGGCAATTATCGATGGTGAGCTTTGTAAATCGATGCCTTTAAATGTTACTGCCAATACAGGCCTCGACGCGTTAAGCCATGGTGTTGAAGCTTATGTATCGAATATTGCCGACCGTTACAATGATGCGTTGGCAAAAGATGCCATTTCGCTGGTATTCAAAAACCTGGAGACAGCAGTTAAAGAACCTGAAAACGCAGAAGTTCGTCAGGCAATGCACGATGCATCGTGTATGGGAGGAATGGCATTTACCAACGTGTGGTTAGGAATTGTACACGCTATGTCGCACCAGGTTGGTGGTACTTTCGGCGTCCCTCACGGTTGTGCCAACGCAATTCTAATGCCTAACGTAGTTCGTTTCAACTCGAAAGGAACGGATAAATACGAAGATTTGGCTGCATTGTTTGGCAAAACCACTGCCGAAGATTTCGCAGTTGAAATTGAAACATTGAGAAGCAGTGTGGGCAACCCGGCATCATTCCGAGAAGCAGGAGTTGACGAAAATGCATGGAACGAAAAGTTGGATACAATGGTTGAAAATGCATTGAAAGACCCATGTACACTGTTTAACCCGATTCAGCCGGATGCTGCAGATATTAAAGCAATTTATAAGGCTTGCTTTGAGGGGGTGTCTGTATCTGAAGCTGTTCTGGTATAG
- a CDS encoding sulfatase: MKSRILFAFLFVFGLFFTACNSVQEKETAQRPNILFIMADDHAFQALSAYGGPLAELAPTPNIDRIADAGMRFNQCLVTNSICGPSRATIFSGKYSHQNGFIDNTMGSRFDFSQNSFPKELQKNGYKTAVIGKLHLGGTPTGFDYFDILPGQGAYYNPTFINQEGEYQMEGYTTEIITDKTIDFIKSNQDSEDPFMVMMWHKAPHRGWDPGPNELGMYENTTFPEPESLFDDYETREPASKNYMSIADAMSMERDLKMTDQPRRGLNEEQMKDWNAVYGPIYEKYKAENPQGKDLVRFKFQRYMRDYLACISAVDKSVGKVLDYLKESGMDKNTIVIYSSDQGFYLGEHGWFDKRWMYKESLNTPLLISWPGTIKAGSVNNDLVSNLDFGETLIDIAGGEVPADMQGRSMLPILKGETPDDWRKAHYYHYYEHPSEHNVMRHYGITTDKYKLIHFYYDMDDWELYDLEKDPNEMVDVYGDPAYADVQAGLHKQLEDLRTKYQDSDELNQHFIDEYNEKVKKNPRIEYWKMSREDMQKMFSEQAAAAEKESE, from the coding sequence ATGAAGTCAAGAATTTTATTCGCTTTCCTGTTTGTGTTCGGTTTGTTTTTTACAGCCTGTAATTCAGTTCAGGAAAAGGAAACCGCACAACGCCCCAATATTCTGTTTATAATGGCCGACGACCACGCCTTTCAGGCACTGAGTGCCTACGGTGGTCCTTTGGCAGAATTGGCACCAACGCCCAATATCGATCGTATTGCCGATGCCGGAATGCGTTTTAACCAGTGTTTGGTTACCAACTCGATTTGCGGCCCGTCGAGAGCTACCATTTTTAGTGGCAAATACAGCCACCAAAACGGTTTTATCGATAATACGATGGGATCGAGATTCGATTTCAGCCAGAATTCTTTCCCAAAAGAATTGCAGAAAAATGGCTATAAAACGGCTGTAATTGGGAAACTGCACCTGGGCGGAACTCCAACCGGTTTCGATTATTTCGATATTCTTCCCGGACAGGGAGCGTACTACAACCCAACTTTTATTAACCAGGAAGGCGAGTACCAAATGGAAGGTTACACCACCGAAATTATCACCGACAAAACGATCGACTTTATTAAATCGAATCAAGATTCTGAAGATCCGTTTATGGTAATGATGTGGCACAAAGCACCACACCGCGGCTGGGATCCGGGTCCAAACGAATTGGGAATGTATGAGAACACCACTTTCCCAGAGCCTGAATCGCTTTTTGATGATTATGAAACGCGCGAGCCTGCATCGAAAAATTACATGAGTATTGCTGATGCAATGTCGATGGAGCGCGACCTGAAAATGACCGATCAGCCGCGAAGAGGTTTGAACGAAGAACAGATGAAAGACTGGAATGCTGTTTACGGACCGATTTACGAAAAATACAAAGCGGAAAATCCTCAGGGAAAAGATTTGGTTCGTTTTAAATTTCAGCGTTACATGCGCGATTACCTGGCCTGTATTTCGGCAGTGGATAAAAGTGTAGGTAAAGTGCTTGATTATTTGAAAGAAAGCGGAATGGATAAAAATACGATCGTGATTTATTCCTCCGATCAGGGATTTTACCTGGGTGAACACGGATGGTTCGACAAACGCTGGATGTACAAAGAATCGTTAAATACACCGTTGTTGATCAGCTGGCCGGGTACTATTAAAGCCGGTTCGGTGAACAACGACTTGGTTTCGAACCTGGATTTTGGCGAAACACTGATTGACATTGCCGGAGGCGAAGTTCCAGCGGATATGCAAGGGCGCAGCATGCTGCCAATTCTTAAAGGCGAAACTCCCGACGATTGGAGAAAAGCTCATTACTATCATTATTACGAGCATCCGTCGGAGCATAATGTAATGCGCCATTACGGAATTACAACCGACAAGTACAAACTCATCCATTTTTATTACGATATGGACGATTGGGAATTGTACGATTTGGAAAAAGATCCGAATGAAATGGTTGATGTTTATGGTGATCCTGCTTACGCTGATGTACAGGCCGGTTTGCATAAACAGTTGGAAGATTTGCGTACAAAATACCAGGACAGCGATGAGTTAAACCAACATTTTATTGATGAGTACAACGAAAAAGTGAAAAAGAATCCACGCATAGAATACTGGAAAATGAGCCGCGAGGATATGCAGAAAATGTTCTCGGAACAGGCAGCTGCAGCTGAAAAAGAGAGCGAATAA
- a CDS encoding FAD-dependent oxidoreductase: MEKYIKHTLENGISRRSFLSRAAVASCAAGLVGFTGCKPDSPSEEAFSEGVTYGRSIDDSAKLSFLPKPEVIPESEISKTETFDVVIIGAGASGVPAALSALENGASVAVLQKENIAISQGNSGAGIDLETSDKAGVEALVSRLMGDNAHRCNPKLLREWAYNSGEAVSWVIDRAQKAGAKVINQGNLQQVKILKMNGYKLGFHTAYFGSKPYTNGDGMRDLAAYAEKQGVKFYYSTPAVQLVQKESGEITGVIGKKQDGPYTKFLAKKGVILATGDYQNNKAMCDYFVPDAKNFGRKQSRKTGDGFVLGYWAGGVIEPIGHTKMLHDFDAGPATMCDMPFLSVDHSGKRFVNESVEMSLLCNYLRGPEKTGQYSQIFDANYMTQAKGWPGVLVSPEDMKNYMPDEDVPDRHGVYEAFINTHKADTLEELAVKIEADPATLKATVSRYNELAKSKQDIDFGKAAEFMKPIDTPPFYGIHRTLRLSAVCSGLLVDENHQCIDGNGEKIKGLYAIGNLGGGFYGGVDYPLTVYGLSLGRCYTFGYLAGRHVANLQPTA; encoded by the coding sequence ATGGAAAAATATATAAAGCATACCCTCGAAAACGGAATTTCGCGCCGAAGTTTTTTGTCGCGTGCCGCTGTTGCTTCATGTGCTGCCGGGCTGGTAGGATTTACGGGTTGTAAACCCGACAGTCCCAGTGAAGAGGCCTTTAGCGAAGGTGTGACTTACGGAAGAAGTATTGATGATTCAGCGAAACTTTCGTTTCTTCCAAAACCGGAAGTGATTCCTGAATCGGAAATAAGTAAGACCGAGACGTTTGACGTAGTGATTATTGGAGCCGGAGCTTCTGGAGTTCCGGCAGCACTTTCGGCGCTGGAAAACGGCGCTTCTGTTGCGGTACTTCAAAAGGAGAATATTGCCATTTCGCAGGGGAATTCCGGAGCTGGTATTGATTTGGAAACTAGCGATAAAGCAGGTGTGGAGGCACTTGTTTCGAGATTGATGGGCGACAATGCACACCGTTGTAATCCCAAGTTGCTCCGGGAATGGGCATACAATTCGGGAGAAGCAGTTTCGTGGGTGATCGACCGTGCTCAAAAAGCCGGTGCAAAAGTGATTAACCAGGGGAATTTGCAACAGGTAAAAATTCTCAAAATGAATGGCTATAAACTGGGTTTTCATACTGCATATTTCGGATCTAAACCTTATACTAATGGCGATGGAATGCGAGACCTGGCTGCTTATGCCGAGAAACAAGGTGTAAAGTTTTACTACAGTACTCCAGCTGTTCAGCTGGTTCAAAAAGAATCGGGTGAAATTACTGGTGTTATTGGTAAGAAACAGGATGGCCCCTATACCAAGTTTCTGGCGAAAAAAGGTGTTATTCTGGCTACCGGAGATTACCAGAATAACAAAGCTATGTGCGATTATTTTGTTCCCGATGCTAAGAATTTCGGACGAAAACAATCGCGTAAAACCGGCGATGGATTTGTGTTGGGATACTGGGCAGGTGGCGTAATCGAGCCAATCGGTCACACAAAAATGTTGCACGATTTTGATGCCGGACCGGCTACTATGTGTGATATGCCGTTTTTGTCTGTCGATCACTCGGGAAAACGATTTGTGAACGAAAGCGTAGAAATGTCTTTGTTGTGTAATTATTTACGCGGTCCTGAGAAAACCGGACAGTATTCACAGATATTCGATGCCAATTACATGACCCAGGCTAAAGGCTGGCCGGGCGTTTTGGTGTCTCCTGAGGATATGAAAAATTATATGCCCGATGAAGATGTTCCTGATCGTCATGGCGTTTACGAAGCATTTATAAATACGCATAAAGCAGATACGTTGGAGGAGCTTGCAGTAAAAATTGAGGCCGATCCGGCAACCCTGAAAGCAACCGTGAGCAGGTATAATGAATTGGCAAAATCGAAACAGGATATTGATTTCGGTAAAGCGGCAGAATTTATGAAACCAATTGATACGCCGCCTTTTTATGGTATTCACCGAACATTGCGTTTGTCTGCCGTTTGTTCCGGCCTTTTGGTAGATGAAAACCATCAGTGTATTGATGGCAATGGCGAGAAAATAAAAGGCTTGTATGCGATCGGTAATCTTGGCGGCGGTTTTTATGGTGGAGTGGATTACCCGCTTACTGTTTATGGTTTGTCGCTCGGGCGCTGTTACACATTCGGTTACCTTGCCGGAAGACATGTGGCCAACTTACAACCTACAGCTTAA
- a CDS encoding AraC family transcriptional regulator, giving the protein MQVENIPQIYQQEDRLNDDLFIYDYKMTEDVVKSKVQLSMNMFSFLQVGKKQVHFADASVMVNKEQSLLIRQGNWLWTELLDNDDIYYCKLFFFSESRLKAFLERHSSLDYNKGNEQSFFIIENDAYIASFLGTLSQMSSMPESYSVQMLTIKFEEIMTYLLAKYGEQFERYLHSLISKESSPFRKTIESNACSNLKLEEFAFLCNMSLSSFKRKFIQEFGESPGKWLQDKRLQKAYDLLQQGEQTASDIYLDFGYGNLSNFSAAFKTKFGINPSDLHRNS; this is encoded by the coding sequence ATGCAGGTAGAAAATATACCACAAATATACCAGCAGGAAGATCGTCTGAACGACGATCTTTTTATTTACGACTATAAAATGACAGAAGATGTCGTAAAAAGCAAAGTACAACTGAGCATGAACATGTTTAGTTTTTTGCAGGTGGGTAAAAAACAGGTACATTTTGCCGATGCATCGGTGATGGTGAACAAAGAACAATCATTACTGATCAGACAGGGAAACTGGCTGTGGACAGAGCTTTTGGATAACGACGACATTTATTATTGCAAGCTGTTCTTCTTTTCCGAAAGCCGGTTAAAAGCTTTCCTCGAAAGACATTCTAGTTTGGATTACAACAAGGGCAACGAACAATCGTTTTTTATCATCGAAAACGATGCTTACATTGCTTCTTTTCTGGGGACTCTGTCGCAAATGTCGTCTATGCCCGAAAGCTATTCTGTTCAAATGCTTACCATTAAGTTCGAAGAAATTATGACCTATTTGCTGGCCAAATACGGCGAACAGTTCGAACGTTATCTGCATTCGCTGATATCAAAAGAATCATCTCCGTTCAGAAAAACCATTGAAAGCAATGCCTGTTCGAATTTAAAACTCGAGGAATTTGCTTTTCTGTGCAACATGAGCCTTTCTTCGTTTAAACGAAAATTTATACAGGAGTTTGGCGAATCGCCGGGAAAATGGCTGCAGGATAAACGTTTACAAAAAGCCTACGATTTGCTGCAGCAAGGTGAACAAACTGCATCTGATATTTACCTTGATTTTGGTTACGGCAACCTCTCGAATTTTAGTGCCGCTTTTAAAACTAAATTTGGAATTAACCCGAGCGATTTGCACCGGAACAGCTAA
- a CDS encoding alpha/beta fold hydrolase produces MKRVIFLALIGFMTLTMACSNQRNNSENEKAAAPFSKAVQIQGAVGNLVAELQIPALKPNEKCPLVIIMHGVFSNREFPVLTEIADSLQSKGIASIRFDFNGHGESDGEFVDMTVPSEVEDAKAVFEYCKTLDFVSDISMLGHSQGGVVTSLAAGELKDAVKSVVLLAPAAVMEDQVSAGMMMGVTFDPENIPESITVFNHQVGREYLATILTLNIYARAAEYKGPVCIIQGKADQVVPYKYAEKYDEIYDNSTLHLLDGENHMFNQNQSLDAKIAVDFLVEQ; encoded by the coding sequence ATGAAACGAGTAATATTTTTAGCGCTTATTGGTTTTATGACACTAACAATGGCCTGCTCCAATCAAAGAAATAATTCCGAAAACGAAAAAGCAGCCGCCCCGTTTTCAAAGGCAGTACAAATACAGGGAGCTGTAGGAAATTTAGTGGCCGAGCTGCAAATTCCGGCATTAAAGCCCAATGAAAAATGCCCGCTAGTGATTATTATGCACGGCGTATTTTCTAACCGAGAATTTCCGGTACTCACTGAAATTGCCGATTCACTTCAGTCGAAAGGAATTGCCTCCATCCGTTTTGACTTTAACGGACACGGCGAAAGCGACGGTGAATTTGTAGACATGACTGTTCCTTCGGAAGTGGAAGATGCAAAGGCAGTTTTTGAATACTGCAAAACGCTTGATTTTGTGTCTGACATTAGTATGCTTGGACACTCACAGGGTGGCGTGGTAACATCGCTAGCTGCCGGAGAACTGAAAGATGCCGTTAAAAGTGTGGTACTTTTGGCACCCGCCGCAGTTATGGAAGACCAGGTAAGTGCCGGAATGATGATGGGCGTAACTTTTGATCCGGAGAATATTCCTGAATCGATTACCGTATTCAATCACCAGGTTGGGCGCGAATATCTTGCAACCATTTTAACGCTAAATATTTATGCCCGAGCCGCCGAATACAAAGGCCCCGTTTGTATAATTCAGGGAAAAGCCGATCAGGTTGTTCCGTACAAATACGCCGAAAAATACGATGAGATTTACGATAACAGCACACTACATTTGCTTGATGGAGAAAACCATATGTTTAATCAGAATCAGAGTTTGGATGCCAAAATTGCTGTCGACTTTTTAGTTGAACAGTAA
- a CDS encoding glycoside hydrolase family 3 N-terminal domain-containing protein — MKKHPTIQKHLNSSFLLVLSLLFLLSSCSEKPTVTQAELGVKSVKLLQEDGLQFKDLNKNNKLDKYEDWRLSTDERVADILGQMTLEEKAGFMLISTINMGGASGSGFGGSRNVTSDLSEEDNINETNFFTCQPLPEPTLSVSGTTKGILERNLRHFILRANTKASTIAKWANNVQAVAETSRLGIPVLITSNPRNHVTIDNSPGLSLGETGFSKWPGELGLAAMRDFDMTREFAETAAKEWVAVGLRKGYMYMADLATEPRWGRTEGTFGEDADLAANMIREVVLGFQGEKLGPKSVALTTKHFPGGGPQKDGQDAHFDWGKDQEYPGNMLEYHLKPFKAAIDAGTSAIMPYYAVPVNTEYEEVGFAFNKRIITDLLRGELGFKGIVNSDTGPIFMMPWGVENLSVSERYQKALEAGVDLFSGVADPAFLLKTINAGLVSEERIDESIARLLKEKFELGIFENPYVNVEAAGQIVGNADFQERANLALRKSIVLLRNDDELLPFKPKTKVYFEKYVVSRGSDNPHIVIIPETNNWDLEFVDSPDKADQVVLWLIPGSGGLFGSAGAEIHNELSKNNIDVDYVNQIKAKKPTAVAINFSNPWVISEIDNGNMNTVLATFGTTTDAFLDVISGQFIPTGKMPFSIPASTEAVLNNLPDVPGAKEAEGYAVFDFDAGISY, encoded by the coding sequence ATGAAAAAGCATCCAACAATTCAAAAACATCTGAATAGCAGTTTTTTACTTGTTTTGAGCCTATTGTTTCTGCTGTCATCCTGCAGTGAAAAACCAACTGTTACACAAGCTGAGTTGGGGGTGAAATCGGTGAAGCTATTGCAGGAAGATGGCTTACAATTTAAAGACCTGAATAAAAACAATAAACTTGATAAATACGAAGACTGGCGGCTGTCAACCGATGAACGTGTTGCCGATATACTCGGACAAATGACGCTAGAAGAAAAAGCCGGTTTTATGCTGATTAGCACCATAAACATGGGGGGTGCTTCAGGTAGTGGATTTGGCGGAAGTCGGAACGTTACCAGTGATCTGTCGGAAGAAGACAACATTAACGAAACCAACTTTTTTACGTGTCAACCGCTTCCTGAGCCAACCTTAAGTGTTTCGGGAACTACAAAAGGAATTCTGGAAAGAAATCTGCGCCATTTTATTTTGCGTGCCAACACCAAGGCTTCAACAATTGCTAAGTGGGCAAATAATGTGCAGGCAGTGGCTGAAACATCGCGTTTGGGTATTCCTGTTCTGATCACTTCAAATCCACGAAATCATGTTACCATCGATAACTCACCGGGGTTGAGCCTGGGAGAAACTGGTTTTTCGAAATGGCCGGGAGAGCTGGGTTTAGCAGCCATGCGCGATTTTGATATGACACGAGAATTTGCAGAAACAGCCGCAAAAGAATGGGTAGCTGTCGGACTTCGAAAAGGTTATATGTACATGGCCGACTTAGCTACCGAACCGCGGTGGGGGAGAACTGAAGGAACGTTTGGTGAAGATGCCGATCTGGCTGCCAATATGATTCGCGAAGTTGTACTTGGATTTCAGGGCGAGAAACTCGGACCGAAATCCGTAGCGCTTACAACAAAACACTTTCCGGGTGGAGGACCACAGAAAGACGGGCAGGATGCGCATTTCGACTGGGGAAAAGATCAGGAATATCCCGGCAATATGCTGGAGTATCATCTGAAGCCATTCAAAGCCGCAATTGATGCCGGAACATCGGCTATTATGCCATATTATGCGGTACCTGTAAATACCGAATACGAAGAAGTTGGTTTTGCATTTAATAAAAGAATCATTACTGATCTACTCCGGGGCGAACTTGGTTTTAAGGGAATTGTAAACTCAGATACCGGACCTATTTTTATGATGCCATGGGGAGTTGAGAACCTCTCCGTTTCGGAACGTTATCAGAAAGCGTTGGAAGCCGGTGTCGATTTGTTTTCAGGTGTGGCCGACCCAGCGTTTTTACTGAAAACTATAAATGCTGGATTGGTATCGGAGGAGCGAATTGACGAATCGATAGCCCGTCTGTTAAAGGAGAAATTTGAATTGGGAATTTTTGAAAATCCTTATGTTAACGTGGAAGCTGCCGGTCAGATTGTTGGAAATGCTGACTTTCAGGAAAGAGCAAACCTGGCGTTGCGAAAATCCATTGTTTTGCTTCGAAATGATGATGAATTATTGCCATTCAAACCAAAAACCAAAGTTTATTTTGAAAAATATGTGGTTTCACGAGGTAGTGACAATCCGCATATTGTAATTATTCCCGAAACAAATAACTGGGATCTTGAATTTGTTGATTCGCCTGATAAAGCCGATCAGGTTGTGTTGTGGCTGATTCCGGGTTCGGGTGGCTTATTTGGATCGGCAGGTGCTGAAATTCATAACGAACTGTCAAAGAATAATATCGACGTGGACTATGTCAATCAGATTAAAGCTAAAAAGCCAACTGCGGTTGCCATAAACTTCAGCAATCCCTGGGTGATCAGCGAAATCGACAACGGAAATATGAACACGGTTTTGGCCACTTTTGGTACAACTACCGATGCTTTTCTTGATGTTATTTCCGGTCAATTTATTCCAACAGGCAAAATGCCATTTTCCATTCCCGCATCCACCGAGGCAGTGTTGAATAATCTCCCTGATGTTCCCGGAGCGAAGGAAGCGGAAGGTTATGCCGTTTTTGATTTTGATGCAGGAATCAGTTACTAA